A genomic stretch from Pochonia chlamydosporia 170 chromosome 4, whole genome shotgun sequence includes:
- a CDS encoding fungal specific transcription factor (similar to Metarhizium robertsii ARSEF 23 XP_007821427.2), translating to MDEYNVKDAWQQPKSLWHIRSRISNACDNCKARKTKCDGNLPCGCCIVRRPPEGCRYSPHQRRKKKADRLVSAKVDGSLGGRTPGDTTADGKGFSSDMASVVIGEKPVEDAIESSAEDDTDVPLEARLLCDDQGKLIFIGDRAPWSFFQSVRQLMTCCLGQHSFAPETSHLALENMPAGHVAAARGIGRCRNPPPTNDIDTEAAIANYLVATTSLVDLFDISKLLEDLHPWAAMEHKSDELASINNYLVLAIGTPRNLRIWLPRSSKSRDVARPLGELGEPCRCVSRG from the coding sequence ATGGACGAGTATAACGTCAAAGACGCATGGCAACAGCCGAAGAGTCTTTGGCACATCCGGAGCCGCATTTCCAATGCATGCGATAACTGCAAAGCACGTAAAACGAAGTGTGATGGAAACTTACCCTGCGGTTGCTGTATAGTTCGACGTCCGCCTGAGGGATGCCGTTACTCCCCGCACCAACgacggaagaagaaggcggatAGGTTGGTGTCGGCAAAGGTCGACGGAAGTCTTGGTGGACGAACTCCTGGAGATACAACAGCTGATGGGAAAGGATTTTCTTCTGATATGGCATCGGTTGTAATCGGAGAGAAACCTGTGGAAGATGCCATTGAGTCTTCCGCAGAAGACGATACCGACGTGCCACTGGAGGCACGACTGCTGTGTGATGACCAAGGCAAGCTGATATTTATCGGGGATCGTGCTCCGTGGTCGTTTTTCCAATCAGTCAGGCAATTGATGACATGTTGTTTGGGTCAACATTCCTTTGCCCCAGAGACCAGTCACTTGGCCTTGGAAAACATGCCTGCTGGGCATGTAGCGGCGGCTCGAGGCATTGGTAGATGCAGAAATCCACCTCCAACCAACGATATCGACACTGAAGCGGCTATTGCGAACTATCTAGTGGCAACGACCAGTCTGGTAGACTTATTTGACATCTCGAAACTGCTTGAGGACTTGCACCCGTGGGCAGCCATGGAGCACAAGTCAGATGAACTagcatcaatcaacaatTACCTTGTTCTCGCTATTGGGACCCCGAGAaacttgcggatttggctCCCCCGCTCCAGCAAATCGCGCGACGTCGCGCGACCCTTGGGTGAGCTGGGTGAGCCCTGTAGGTGTGTGTCGCGCGGCTGA
- a CDS encoding 2,4-dihydroxyhept-2-ene-1,7-dioic acid aldolase (similar to Aspergillus oryzae RIB40 XP_001827397.2), whose protein sequence is MDFPTALTTKIDNPRLRLLNKLKSGEYPLMTFMSIPSVRQAQIVALTGLDGIILDCEHGHIGDDSMHNSVAAISGLGVSPIIRIRGPAHDIIKRALDTGAHGIMVPQINNAQEAEQIVQSSKFPPQGVRGQGSAFPGIGHGLTIPEYMKSANETILTMIQIETRAGVENVEAICAVPGVDLVFIGPNDLAMSLLGYVPARGDEPEFLAAIDKIIAAARKHGKWVGRLVNDGAKAKEARERYDTVAVTGDTKAIQNWYRAELEIARS, encoded by the coding sequence ATGGACTTTCCAACAGCCCTCACAACCAAGATCGACAACCCTCGATTGAGGCTGCTCAACAAATTAAAATCCGGAGAGTATCCTCTAATGACATTTATGTCCATACCATCAGTGCGACAAGCCCAAATTGTAGCACTGACTGGTCTGGACGGCATCATCCTCGACTGCGAACATGGCCACATCGGCGACGACTCAATGCACAACTCGGTCGCAGCCATCTCTGGCCTCGGTGTATCACCAATCATACGCATTCGTGGTCCCGCGCACGATATCATAAAACGAGCACTTGACACCGGTGCGCACGGCATCATGGTGCCCCAGATCAACAACgcccaagaagcagagcagaTTGTCCAGTCTTCCAAGTTTCCACCCCAGGGTGTTCGTGGCCAAGGCTCAGCGTTCCCTGGCATTGGACATGGCCTGACGATACCCGAGTACATGAAGTCTGCGAATGAGACAATCCTGACCATGATCCAAATCGAGACACGCGCTGGCGTCGAGAACGTAGAGGCGATATGTGCCGTGCCAGGCGTTGATCTAGTCTTTATTGGACCCAATGACCTGGCGATGTCGCTGCTTGGATATGTACCTGCCCGAGGTGACGAGCCGGAGTTTCTGGCGGCGATTGACAAGATTATCGCGGCTGCTCGAAAGCACGGGAAGTGGGTTGGTCGTTTGGTCAATGATGGGGCGAAAGCGAAGGAGGCTAGGGAGAGATATGATACTGTTGCTGTTACGGGGGACACGAAAGCCATTCAGAATTGGTATCGGGCTGAGCTTGAAATTGCTCGGTCATGA
- a CDS encoding C6 transcription factor (similar to Colletotrichum gloeosporioides Nara gc5 XP_007273255.1), which translates to MIQPIGVRTKELPELRAYQNIQSASASTTLPSITQGEPKSEDDLHASIHAEGSTEGSIEKRIALTQGQSNRTSVDSSVQETNSTRHFPPGASVASIKLRLSLDSIDCSLLDEPDLHWRKILIYALPRQSQCDMLISYFFENMNWMNQSIHGPSFRAAYAELWTTHINDIRLPWLALLYMILALSAVHVPTQLAEAAGFEVTDMARLTERWFSASQQALRAGGREFQPELEYIQVFVTSQLYCLVTKKVEALNIHLGQAVRAAQALGLDKESPPSVESYVEREMRHRVWWDLASTDTFQSLCIGRQPLIQSYLSPVPFPSNCNDADITPERVNAKPLSEPTLMSGHRFRSRLFKRINRLCINNGANMASYDFVAEIDDEMKQILEDAPWFLQNGQSFEQHILAPDVSNIIGWHYHFIHSFVCVQRLRMFRPFLSPPIGDSWQRCCEASSSALSVYKSMRSFQPSIVHWQRTPKAYVGAYQILSPAISLATFLLVELPSNMDNLRADIEMVLDDLHAFNNLAAESHRLQLFVDGEKAIRVILRLYDERLRLFELARQNQGTGGLQSALHPQEGTSKILVPTLSAILGGESTARQYLQRCAIRYIVNDPEEPENSPMRQSQGGGNTDGMDVPPNDYLGDRRTWDYWDDRMWEDLNSAILGSQGFSA; encoded by the exons ATGATACAGCCCATCGGAGTCAGGACCAAGGAACTGCCTGAGCTCAGAGCCTATCAAAACATTCAGTCGGCGTCTGCCTCCACGACATTACCGAGTATTACGCAAGGAGAACCAAAGAGCGAAGACGACCTCCATGCCTCCATCCATGCCGAGGGAAGCACTGAGGGAAGCATTGAGAAAAGAATCGCATTGACCCAAGGTCAAAGCAACCGCACCAGCGTTGACAGTTCTGTTCAAGAGACCAACAGCACCCGTCATTTCCCTCCTGGTGCCAGCGTTGCATCAATAAAACTGCGCTTGTCACTCGATTCCATCGACTGCAGTCTACTAGATGAGCCTGATCTGCACTGGAGAAAAATCCTAATCTACGCCCTCCCAAGGCAAAGCCAGTGCGATATGCTGATCTCGTACTTTTTCGAGAATATGAATTGGATGAACCAGTCTATTCACGGGCCATCCTTCCGTGCTGCTTACGCCGAACTTTGGACGACACATATCAATGATATACGTCTCCCTTGGCTTGCGCTGCTTTACATGATCCTGGCTCTAAGCGCAGTGCATGTCCCCACCCAGCtcgcagaagctgctggatTCGAAGTTACAGATATGGCCAGATTAACTGAGCGTTGGTTTTCGGCCTCACAACAAGCCCTACGCGCCGGGGGCCGTGAATTTCAACCAGAACTGGAGTACATTCAAGTATTTGTAACATCGCAACTCTACTGTCTAGTGACTAAGAAGGTGGAAGCTCTGAATAT TCATCTAGGACAAGCTGTTCGCGCTGCGCAAGCGTTAGGACTAGATAAAGAAAGCCCACCTTCCGTGGAGAGTTATGTGGAAAGAGAGATGCGACATCGCGTATGGTGGGATCTAGCGTCAACGGACAC GTTTCAGTCCCTCTGTATTGGTCGCCAACCCTTGATACAAAGCTACCTGTCGCCTGTTCCATTCCCTTCGAATTGCAACGATGCCGACATTACTCCAGAGCGAGTAAATGCGAAACCCTTGTCCGAACCCACCCTTATGAGCGGACATCGCTTTCGTTCCAGACTGTTCAAACGCATCAACAGATTGTGCATTAACAACGGGGCCAATATGGCTTCTTACGATTTTGTTGCTGAGATAGACGATGAAATGAAGCAGATTTTGGAGGATGCACCGTGGTTCCTGCAAAACGGCCAAAGCTTCGAACAGCACATACTCGCTCCTGACGTTAGCAACATTATAGGATGGCATTATCACTTTATCCACAGCTTTGTGTGCGTACAACGCCTACGCATGTTCCGACCATTCCTCAGCCCACCCATAGGGGACTCATGGCAGCGATGTTGTGAAGCCAGCTCATCAGCCCTAAGCGTGTACAAGTCAATGCGCAGCTTCCAGCCTAGTATAGTGCATTGGCAACGGACTCCGAAAGCATATGTTGGTGCTTATCAAATACTTTCTCCTGCCATTAGTTTGGCGACATTTCTCCTTGTTGAGCTGCCATCGAACATGGATAACTTGAGGGCCGATATCGAGATGGTTCTGGACGACCTCCATGCCTTTAATaacttggcagcagagaGCCACCGGCTACAACTTTTCGTAGACGGGGAAAAAGCCATCCGCGTAATTCTGCGGCTTTACGATGAAAGACTTCGGCTGTTTGAGCTAGCTAGACAGAATCAGGGCACTGGTGGTTTACAATCCGCGCTTCACCCGCAGGAAGGCACTTCCAAGATTCTGGTGCCAACACTATCTGCTATTCTCGGGGGTGAGTCCACTGCTCGACAGTATCTGCAACGCTGCGCAATCCGATACATTGTGAATGACCCTGAGGAACCGGAGAACTCTCCGATGCGGCAATCGCAAGGCGGGGGCAACACTGATGGAATGGACGTTCCCCCTAATGATTATCTCGGAGATCGCCGAACCTGGGACTACTGGGATGATAGAATGTGGGAGGATTTGAACTCTGCCATATTAGGCTCACAAGGATTTTCGGCATAG
- a CDS encoding ahpC/TSA antioxidant enzyme domain-containing protein — protein MVKLTIPASPHPIPDEDVISDIYGAPVFSPDGKSIPFGDLVTNEDGIVNVVVIFSKYTTSANSGLGPAIDSQSVRHFFCTCDQDYVRSLMLYLTPTVLTTAPAGPSKLIIIGCGDPSLIPSYATETSCEFPIYTDPAGYIYEKLQMKSSLTVSTTPSYARQSVLGLVIRSMKQMVLSGYDGWKGGKFQQNGGELIFREKKCVWMHRMESMGGHLPAEELVKALLGDKDQHTT, from the coding sequence ATGGTTAAACTGACCATTCCTGCATCCCCTCATCCTATTcctgatgaagatgtcatcTCTGACATCTATGGTGCCCCCGTATTCTCTCCTGATGGCAAGTCTATCCCGTTTGGCGATCTAGTCACAAATGAGGACGGTATTGTGAATGTCGTCGTCATATTTAGTAAGTATACTACCAGCGCCAACTCCGGGCTGGGACCAGCCATTGATAGTCAATCAGTTCGTCACTTCTTTTGCACCTGTGATCAAGATTACGTTCGTTCTTTAATGCTGTACCTCACACCTACAGTCCTCACTACAGCCCCGGCCGGGCCATCtaaactcatcatcatcggtTGCGGCGACCCATCCCTGATCCCGTCTTATGCAACTGAAACTTCCTGCGAGTTTCCGATATACACAGATCCTGCAGGCTATATATACGAAAAACTCCAAATGAAGAGTTCCTTGACTGTATCTACAACACCATCTTATGCGAGGCAGTCAGTACTCGGGCTTGTCATACGAAGCATGAAACAGATGGTCTTGAGCGGATATGATGGCTGGAAAGGCGGAAAGTTTCAACAGAATGGGGGCGAGTTGATCTTCAGAGAGAAGAAGTGCGTATGGATGCATAGGATGGAATCTATGGGAGGCCATTTGCCAGCGGAGGAGTTGGTAAAAGCTCTGCTGGGCGATAAGGATCAGCACACGACTTGA
- a CDS encoding cytochrome P450 (similar to Zymoseptoria tritici IPO323 XP_003856661.1): MTVQAFFEALYANKLLVAAIATIILGLNVLRIRYQPGLRRIPGPFLASITSLHRCLTGIQGQQFLKDIEYHRKYGPLVRVGPYHVSVSDSSCINQIYGISSKFYKSEFYDIFHADTGTSKVPTLFSVRDESLHKSMKRPVANAYSMTSMVELEPMADECSRIFMSKMDRMEGEDVDLGTWLQWYAFDFVTSVTFSERLGFMEQETDVAQIIDAIEGRLAYNAIIGQAPYLHKFLLGNSFVKTITSSLKAVARLNSARKIVVFAAKQLEKYSNTEKSLTSPKDMLARFKRSREGEVLITDKQVLAHVSANIFAGSDTTAIALRAIIYFLCKNPTCYQDAVAELDKFDRDEELSDPVKFAEAMRMPYLQACIKEAMRLHPSGGQMLERVVPEGGSTLSGVYLQEGTIVGMNPWVTSRDEVVYGSDVDEFRPDRWLTAEPSKLQAMERNFLAFGAGSRTCIGKNVSLLEISKLIPQLLRRYDIHLSRPDAELTLTGFFFVKQTGLYCRLTRRKNSS; encoded by the exons ATGACCGTTCAGGCCTTTTTCGAAGCGCTTTACGCCAACAAGTTGCTCGTCGCCGCAATTGCTACAATAATCCTGGGACTAAATGTTTTGCGGATTAGATACCAACCCGGTTTAAGACGAATCCCCGGCCCTTTCCTAGCCAGCATCACTTCATTGCATAGATGCCTCACCGGCATCCAGGGCCAGCAGTTTCTGAAAGATATCGAATACCATAGAAAATACGGCCCTCTAGTACGAGTAGGACCATATCATGTCTCGGTCTCGGATTCGAGCTGCATCAACCAAATCTATGGCATTTCATCTAAATTCTACAAG AGCGAGTTCTATGACATCTTCCACGCAGACACGGGAACATCCAAGGTTCCAACACTGTTTTCCGTTCGCGATGAGTCCCTTCACAAGTCGATGAAACGCCCAGTCGCCAACGCATATTCCATGACATCCATGGTCGAGCTTGAGCCCATGGCAGATGAATGCTCCCGAATTTTCATGTCGAAAATGGATAGAATGGAaggtgaagatgttgatCTCGGTACCTGGCTCCAGTGGTATGCCTTTGACTTTGTCACGTCGGTTACATTCTCCGAGAGACTTGGTTTTATGGAACAGGAGACGGATGTGGCTCAGATTATTGATGCTATTGAAGGACGTCTGGCGTATAATGCAATCATTGGCCAGGCGCCCTACTTGCATAAGTTCTTGCTGGGGAATTCCTTTGTTAAAACAATAACGTCTAGCTTGAAGGCCGTGGCGCGGCTGAATTCCGCACGAAAGAttgttgtgtttgctgcAAAGCAACTTGAAAAGTATAGCAACACAGAAAAGTCTCTTACTTCACCTAAGGATATGTTGGCTCGGTTCAAGCGTTCTCGAGAAGGGGAGGTGCTAATCACGGATAAACAGGTGCTGGCTCATGTGTCTGCAAACAT CTTTGCGGGGAGTGATACAACAGCCATAGCCTTGCGGGCAATAATTTATTTCCTCTGCAAAAATCCAACTTGCTACCAGGATGCCGTTGCAGAACTCGATAAATTTGATCGCGACGAGGAGCTATCAGATCCAGTAAAATTCGCCGAAGCCATGCGAATGCCTTATCTCCAGGCGTGTATTAAAGAGGCGATGCGACTACACCCGTCAGGTGGCCAGATGCTGGAGCGAGTTGTTCCGGAAGGCGGATCGACACTTTCAGGTGTTTATTTGCAAGAGGGCACGATAGTTGGCATGAATCCTTGGGTTACCAGTCGAGATGAAGTTGTGTACGGATCGGATGTGGATGAGTTTCGTCCCGACCGGTGGCTCACGGCTGAACCATCGAAGCTTCAGGCCATGGAGAGGAACTTCCTCGCC TTCGGCGCAGGATCTCGAACTTGCATTGGCAAGAATGTGTCCCTCCTGGAAATCTCTAAGCTTATACCGCAACTTCTTCGAAGATACGATATTCACCTATCACGCCCGGACGCGGAGCTAACCTTGACGGGGTTCTTCTTTGTCAAACAAACTGGGCTCTACTGTCGATTGACGAGGCGAAAGAATAGCAGTTAA
- a CDS encoding amino acid permease (similar to Coccidioides immitis RS XP_001247105.1): MDSSQSHTKDLETEVSVKPQSHDVEEGTTQPAEGHLKRDLRSRHMQMIAIGGAIGAGLFVGSGGALSKGGPASLVIDLIIGVMLLMTNMALAEMAVLYPVNGAFYTYIVRFVDQSWGFACGWEYALSWLTVLPFELIAASKTIEFWRTDIHMAVWVTVFLFVLVVVQVFGVRGYGEVEFVLSIIKICACVGFIILGIIINCGGVGNQGYLGTKYWHDPGAFTNFKGFCAVFVVAAFAFGGTEMVGLAAAESANPRKSIPTASKQVFWRIALFYVINLFIVGTILRSDDKRLLGASGANTKASPFVLAIQDAGINVLPSIFNAVITISVLSVANSCTFGSTRTMQAMATRGHAPKFLNYIDSKGRPLWCVVIQLAFGLLAYVGESPQGGKIFDWLLALSGLAFLFVWGSICLAHIRMRAGFKAQGINLKLVPYKSPFGVIGSALGLGLNILALVATFYSALFAASGAPPTAEAFFMSFLAGPVILFLYLGWKIHSRDWKLYVRASDMDLQTGIVLLEEEEPEEEKTWANLPKRILRAVI, from the exons ATGGACTCTTCACAGTCTCACACAAAGGATCTCGAGACCGAGGTTTCAGTTAAACCGCAGTCTCACGATGTGGAAGAAGGCACCACGCAACCGGCGGAGGGCCATCTTAAGCGTGACCTGCGCAGTCGACACATGCAGATGATTGCTATCGGCGGCGCTATCGGTGCTGGTCTCTTCGTCGGTTCTGGAGGTGCTCTTTCCAAGGGTGGTCCTGCGTCTCTGGTTATTG ATCTCATCATCGGCGTCATGTTGCTCATGACTAATATGGCACTTGCGGAAATGGCTGTTCTGTATCCCGTCAACGGTGCCTTCTACACTTACATTGTCCGCTTTGTTGATCAATCGTGGGGATTTGCCTGCGGTTGGGAATACGCTCTGTCCTGGCTCACCGTTCTCCCCTTTGAGTTGATCGCCGCATCTAAGACGATTGAGTTTTGGCGCACCGATATCCACATG GCCGTGTGGGTAACCGTCTTCCTTTTCGTTCTCGTCGTTGTGCAAGTCTTTGGTGTCCGTGGCTATGGCGAAG TCGAGTTTGTtctttccatcatcaaaatcTGCGCTTGCGTGGGTTTCATTATCCTCGGCATCATTATCAACTGTGGCGGTGTCGGCAACCAGGGTTACCTTGGCACAAAGTACTGGCACGATCCTGGTGCCTTTACTAACTTCAAGGGCTTCTGCGCCGTCTTTGTCGTTGCGG CCTTCGCCTTTGGTGGTACTGAGATGGTTGGTCTCGCTGCTGCTGAGTCTGCGAACCCTCGAAAGTCCATTCCCACTGCTTCCAAGCAGGTCTTCTGGCGTATCGCCCTGTTCTACGTCATCAACCTCTTCATCGTCGGCACCATTCTCCGAAGCGATGATAAGCGTCTCCTAGGTGCGTCTGGTGCTAATACCAAGGCCTCGCCTTTCGTCTTGGCTATCCAGGATGCCGGCATCAACGTCCTTCCGTCCATCTTCAACgcagtcatcaccatctccgTCTTGTCTGTCGCCAACTCGTGCACTTTCGGTTCCACTCGAACCATGCAGGCCATGGCGACTCGCGGACACGCCCCCAAATTCCTCAACTATATTGACAGCAAGGGTCGCCCTCTCTGGTGCGTCGTCATCCAACTTGCTTTCGGTCTCCTGGCCTACGTCGGCGAGTCTCCTCAAGGTGGTAAAATCTTTGACTGGCTTCTTGCCCTTTCCGGTCTCGCATTCCTCTTCGTCTGGGGCAGTATTTGCCTTGCCCATATCCGCATGCGCGCTGGTTTCAAGGCCCAGGGTATcaacttgaagcttgtcCCCTACAAGTCTCCGTTCGGCGTCATCGGCAGTGCCCTCGGCCTTGGTCTGAACATTCTTGCTCTCGTCGCCACCTTCTACTCTGCTCTTTTT GCTGCTAGTGGCGCACCACCAACTGCTGAGGCTTTCTTCATGTCCTTCCTCGCCGGCCCcgtcatcctcttcctgtACCTCGGTTGGAAGATTCACTCCCGTGACTGGAAGTTGTACGTCAGGGCCAGTGACATGGATCTTCAAACGGGAATTGTCTTgcttgaagaggaggaacCTGAGGAGGAGAAGACTTGGGCCAATCTACCCAAGCGCATTCTGCGTGCAGTTATCTAA
- a CDS encoding major facilitator superfamily transporter (similar to Colletotrichum gloeosporioides Nara gc5 XP_007277690.1) gives MSSTTPSRDQLSITPEPQRVYLSTYTRFSKGRKLLVTAFLAYCGLLATMSTTSVLSAIPEVVDTFNTSAAVISISNAVYLACMGVSACLWGPWADMFGRRSAYIWSTLFFLCFSIGTAVSPSLTSFFVFRGLTALQGTAFLILGSSCISDIYHPTERATSLGWFLSGTMIGPAFGPIIGGIIVTYSHWRVIFWLQSSLAAVSFIFAIFFFRETMQAPISTEAGHGSVVQLIGAVARKFNPSMVFKLYMQKHMLFVSLASSALVWNMYSLLTPIRYVLNPRLKLATPLESGLLYISPGAGYILGTLIGGRWADHTVKRWMVKRGTRLPEDRLRSSLVFLGILLPGSMLLYGWTVDARLGGIPLPVIFMFFQGVAQLAAFPSLNTYILDAMQDKSGQASASHYLMRYLFAALASGQLVFRTNNVTTSNELATGFVKISRLRGCRMVSTAKF, from the exons ATGTCGAGCACAACCCCGTCGAGGGATCAGCTGTCCATCACGCCTGAGCCACAACGTGTATATTTATCAACATATACAAGGTTCAGCAAGGGTCGGAAACTGCTGGTGACCGCATTCCTTGCCTACTGCGGCTTGCTGGCCACAATGTCAACAACCAGTGTGCTATCTGCCATTCCCGAAGTAGTTGATACGTTCAACACCTCAGCAGCGgtcatcagcatcagcaacgcAGTCTACCTGGCCTGCATGGGAGTTTCTGCCTGCCTTTGGGGTCCATGGGCCGACATGTTTGGAAGGAGATCC GCATACATCTGGAGCACGTTGTTCTTCCTTTGCTTCTCCATCGGCACAGCGGTATCCCCATCTCTGACAagtttcttcgtcttccgAGGTCTCACTGCACTGCAGGGGACGGCGTTTCTGATTCTTGGGTCTAGCTGCATCTCGGATATTTATCATCCT ACAGAGCGCGCCACATCGCTTGGTTGGTTTTTGAGTGGCACCATGATTGGCCCGGCCTTTGGGCCGATTATTGGCGGTATTATCGTTACATACTCACATTGGAGGGTCATATTCTGGCTCCAATCTAGCCTTGCTGCAGTGTCGTTTATTTTTGCGATATTTTTCTTCCGGGAAACCATGCAGGCACCGATATCAACCGAGGCCGGTCACGGAAGCGTTGTTCAATTGATCGGTGCCGTCGCAAGGAAGTTTAACCCTTCCATGGTCTTTAAACTATACATGCAAAAACACATGCTCTTCGTT AGCCTAGCCTCGTCCGCCCTCGTTTGGAACATGTACTCGCTTCTCACTCCTATTCGCTATGTTCTGAATCCTCGCCTGAAACTAGCAACCCCCCTGGAGTCAGGCCTGCTATACATCTCCCCCGGAGCTGGTTACATACTTGGAACTCTTATCGGCGGCCGGTGGGCTGATCACACTGTCAAGAGGTGGATGGTTAAGCGTGGAACGAGGTTGCCTGAGGACCGCCTACGTAGCAGCTTGGTATTTCTCGGGATTTTGCTTCCAGGCTCAATGTTGCTGTATGGATGGACGGTTGATGCTCGACTAGGCGGGATACCTCTCCCAGTGATCTTCATGTTCTTCCAGGGAGTTGCGCAGCTCGCTGCATTTCCCAGCCTAAACACATACATCTTAGATGCGATGCAAGATAAAAGCGGCCAGGCTTCAG CAAGTCATTATCTTATGCGATACCTGTTTGCAGCGCTGGCCAGTGGT CAACTTGTGTTCAGGACGAATAACGTCACAACCAGCAACGAGCTAGCTACCGGTTTTGTCAAAATCAGCCGACTTCGAGGGTGCAGAATGGTTTCCACCGCAAAG TTCTAG
- a CDS encoding uracil permease (similar to Arthroderma otae CBS 113480 XP_002849376.1), whose amino-acid sequence MITSFPGLYYYISFPVATRFAWGFWGSIFVVLNRITLSIVWSGVQSWQGGLMMYVCLRALWPSIDDIPNTIPAKTGMTLPQFVGFIVYFVIQLPFVFLSPSRLRYLIYAGSLSGLIVQLVLAIWACATMGSSGFGSIITQESPLPGSQVAWMGTYSISIIISSITAGALSACDYARFAKRPISGMWSQGLGFAPAWLSNILGILTVAATQQRFGAKLWSVVQLLVAMQDADPTSGTRAGVFFAALGFLISQIALNVIANSFAGGTDIASLLPKFVNIRRGQLITVFLGLVINPWYLLSGAIIFVSVMSAYAIFLQPFIGILLAHYFVVQKRRIKVSDLYKLGPSSIYWYTCGVNWRAVVSWLVGVVPHLPGFLATVNPSIKVTTQASQIYYLCSITSFLIAFFLTVVLHMAFPVKAQTEYVASVTFTSARNEVEEYIESYEQQYENVEVRLRHKSMSDTT is encoded by the exons ATGATTACCAGCTTCCCTGGCTTATACTACTACATCTCATTTCCAGTCGCTACGAGATTCGCCTGGGGCTTCTGGGGATCAATATTCGTGGTTCTCAACCGTATCACTCTGTCGATAGTATGGTCCGGTGTTCAATCTTGGCAGGGTGGATTGATGATGTACGTCTGCCTTCGAGCACTTTGGCCAAGCATCGATGACATACCGAACACTATTCCGGCCAAAACGGGCATGACCTTACCACAATTTGTCGGATTCATCGTTTATTTTGTCATCCAGCTACCATTTGTATTTCTCAGCCCATCACGACTGAGGTACCTGATATACGCCGGCAGCTTGTCCGGACTTATTGTTCAACTGGTCCTGGCTATCTGGGCCTGCGCAACAATGGGCAGCAgtggctttggcagcattATTACTCAGGAATCCCCTCTCCCCGGCTCCCAGGTCGCTTGGATGGGGACATATTCGATCAGCATCATTATATCGTCCATCACGGCTGGCGCTCTCAGCGCTTGTGACTATGCTCGATTCGCCAAACGCCCCATCTCGGGCATGTGGTCGCAGGGCCTTGGCTTCGCGCCGGCTTGGTTATCGAATATCCTAGGCATCCTCACCGTGGCAGCTACACAGCAGCGCTTTGGTGCCAAGTTATGGAGTGTGGTACAGCTCCTTGTTGCGATGCAGGATGCAGATCCAACTTCAGGCACTCGAGCCGGTGTGTTTTTCGCAGCTCTCGGGTTTCTTATCTCACAGATTGCACTAAATGTAATTGCAAACTCCTTCGCCGGCGGTACTGATATTGCCTCCTTACTGCCTAAGTTCGTCAACATTCGTCGTGGCCAGCTCATAACTGTCTTCCTCGGCCTCGTCATCAACCCGTGGTACCTGCTCAGTGGTGCCATCATCTTTGTGTCAGTTATGTCAGCATACGCAATTTTCTTGCAACCGTTCATCGGCATTCTTCTCGCGCATTACTTTGTCGTACAGAAACGGCGCATCAAGGTGTCAGATTTGTACAAGTTAGGCCCCAGCTCGATCTATTGGTACACTTGTGGAGTCAACTGGCGCGCGGTTGTTTCG TGGCTTGTTGGGGTTGTACCTCATCTGCCCGGATTTCTGGCAACGGTAAATCCGTCAATCAAGGTCACAACACAGGCGTCACAGATTTATTATTTATGCTCGATAACAAGCTTCCTAATAG CATTCTTTCTAACAGTCGTATTGCATATGGCTTTCCCGGTTAAGGCTCAAACTGAGTATGTCGCCTCGGTCACATTTACCTCAGCCAGGAACGAAGTCGAGGAGTACATTGAAAGTTACGAGCAACAGTACGAGAATGTTGAAGTACGATTACGACACAAATCCATGAGCGATACAACGTAA